One window of the Lachancea thermotolerans CBS 6340 chromosome A complete sequence genome contains the following:
- a CDS encoding KLTH0A06908p (conserved hypothetical protein), which yields MFWLILLVAAGLTAVCSFLSVNRYLSFKLHKNTLPFTLATLLVNMWILLAITYLLPLDVFYAARASRDDSNAGLNGTAVAQPTPHLLARGLKSVRELEGDTSEGNESYAPDFSALWYGIYWLEFFICWFVLPVLISYLDLKYLFPTQLYVSQRKTIFQRVKKAVTVNIKFYALCALGLLGGVLYLVFGTNRGIVDLKPLIISFSHLYSLSYTLILLSMGLILLPKALLTNRTDENKLFVDLSKSNDESNDAKMAMTDYAGKILSIREVNNGDVALAQAINECKLEVQSLVNETQISLPHLPNGDQHINLDKINKYYNGFKKEYYNYLYYQAKSDRVIHDLAQSQVKTISATKSVVRMVFGICCLLLSILVVFLEFTPSKFAHSKLFQGTSWFNFLLEISILVYNTFASLYAMTCFKWQNLHLIPNGQSSPKNALYYSLYSSRLLLPLCFNFMALISHDPGAPECSFEKVLYKDLKLIPLVDILNRYLPVFFIIAVPVGYFLDLKNRVLVRVLGKEYCYELFGILTDPAPQSDSSAQPSHEASQAIDRSRLDEDYEYSLQDGRYLFQRATSNYNLREDSADSDRRAYV from the coding sequence ATGTTTTGGTTGATATTGCTTGTTGCAGCCGGTCTCACTGCAGTATGCTCCTTTCTCTCCGTGAACCGCTACttgtctttcaagctgCATAAAAACACGCTTCCCTTTACGTTGGCGACTCTTCTGGTCAACATGTGGATCCTACTCGCAATCACATACCTTCTGCCACTTGATGTGTTTTACGCTGCCAGAGCATCTCGAGACGATTCCAACGCCGGGCTCAACGGAACTGCTGTGGCACAACCAACGCCGCACCTGTTAGCTCGAGGGCTGAAATCCGTGAGAGAGCTAGAGGGGGACACCTCGGAAGGCAACGAAAGCTACGCTCCTGACTTTTCTGCTTTGTGGTACGGAATATACTGGCTAGAGTTTTTTATCTGCTGGTTTGTCCTTCCTGTGTTGATATCATATTTGGACCTAAAATACCTCTTTCCAACACAGCTGTACGTTTCACAGCGGAAGAcaatttttcaacgtgTCAAGAAGGCGGTTACGGTCAACATTAAATTTTATGCTCTCTGCGCGCTGGGTCTGCTGGGGGGTGTTCTGTACCTGGTGTTTGGTACAAATAGAGGAATTGTGGATCTTAAGCCTCTCATTATTTCTTTCTCGCATCTGTACTCACTGTCCTACACCTTAATTCTACTCTCTATGGGGCTCATCCTTCTTCCTAAGGCACTGCTCACCAACAGGACTGATGAAAATAAGTTGTTTGTTGATCTGAGCAAAAGTAATGATGAGTCTAACGACGCTAAAATGGCAATGACAGACTACGCAGGGAAAATACTGTCAATTCGCGAAGTCAATAACGGTGATGTCGCTCTGGCTCAGGCAATCAATGAGTgcaaacttgaagtgcAGTCCTTAGTAAATGAGACCCAAATAAGccttcctcatcttcctAACGGCGACCAGCACATCAACCTGGATAAAATCAACAAGTACTACAACggtttcaagaaagaaTACTATAACTACTTGTATTACCAAGCCAAATCTGATCGCGTTATTCATGATCTTGCACAATCTCAGGTCAAAACCATCTCCGCTACAAAAAGCGTGGTGCGAATGGTCTTTGGTATTTGTTGTTTGCTACTCTCGATATTAGTGGTTTTCCTGGAGTTTACGCCCTCAAAATTCGCACATTCTAAACTCTTCCAGGGCACAAGCTGGTTCAACTTTCTGCTTGAAATTTCGATCCTCGTCTACAACACGTTTGCTTCCCTTTACGCCATGACTTGCTTTAAGTGGCAAAATCTGCACTTGATCCCTAATGGACAGAGTAGTCCCAAAAACGCGCTGTACTATTCCCTATACTCAAGCAGACTACTACTGCCTCTTTGCTTTAACTTCATGGCGCTCATTTCGCATGACCCTGGTGCACCCGAATGTAGCTTCGAGAAGGTTTTGTACAAGGACCTGAAACTTATCCCGCTCGTGGACATCTTGAACCGGTACTTGCCTGTGTTTTTCATTATTGCCGTTCCGGTGGGCTACTTccttgatctcaaaaataGAGTTCTCGTCAGAGTATTAGGCAAAGAGTACTGCTacgagctttttggcattCTCACAGATCCAGCGCCCCAGAGCGATTCTAGCGCTCAGCCTTCACACGAAGCATCTCAAGCTATTGATAGATCACGCTTGGATGAAGACTACGAGTATTCTCTGCAGGATGGTAGATACTTATTTCAAAGAGCAACTTCTAACTACAATCTACGTGAAGACAGCGCAGATAGTGATAGACGTGCATACGTTTAA
- a CDS encoding DUF3215 domain-containing protein (similar to uniprot|Q3E830 Saccharomyces cerevisiae YCR075W-A Identified by homology to Ashbya gossypii) has protein sequence MSSQSTTKARLAQLVPNAIGLLAFDGNCNVIEASGVAKNRLEDIVQINQAKVDSEGFALLRDGDIQVMVYKHDGETLAVYTQENSL, from the coding sequence ATGAGCTCTCAATCAACTACCAAGGCTAGACTTGCCCAGCTTGTGCCAAATGCGATAGGATTACTAGCCTTTGATGGAAACTGCAACGTCATCGAGGCTTCTGGCGTAGCGAAAAATCGCCTCGAGGATATAGTACAGATCAACCAGGCAAAAGTTGATAGCGAGGGCTTCGCCTTGCTAAGAGATGGGGATATCCAAGTGATGGTCTACAAGCACGACGGCGAGACACTAGCGGTGTACACCCAAGAAAATTCTCTTTAA
- the FUB1 gene encoding Fub1p (conserved hypothetical protein) encodes MAQQTDHKKVENKLDLVAHLFLIYLSHSSLLADNVNVQVKDIGKKNIEFHINVDAESAIAKLNLESCNGPLEVIVMDMSGGEKCMISLCYQEQALKQGIFNYSRELVPDADKIVFPLEKSQVVDYYTELVDWNLDVKFRLKDQPSQKPSHLRENEGNSSPSAVHEKLEHLKFGNPPVPSSHSHSRNPYTDIPGFEDEYEIQQQPGIPVTGAFGVPGLAAPGPSAGYGDQDLYPGGQKYPNLQDPSSRFPAAQRQPGQGGMVFDPFRTGQGDPRSNPLRGEGPTGPTPPFPGARFDDPFGRTSQQGGGGGFI; translated from the coding sequence ATGGCCCAGCAAACTGATCATAAAAAGGTCGAAAATAAGCTAGACTTAGTAGCACATCTCTTTTTAATCTACTTGAGCCATTCTTCGCTTTTAGCAGACAATGTTAACGTTCAAGTTAAGGATATCGGCAAAAAGAACATCGAGTTTCACATTAATGTTGATGCCGAGAGCGCGATTGCAAAACTGAACCTTGAGAGCTGCAATGGACCTCTCGAAGTTATTGTTATGGATATGAGCGGTGGGGAAAAATGTATGATTAGCTTATGTTACCAAGAGCAGGCACTAAAACAGGGGATATTCAACTACTCGAGAGAACTCGTACCCGATGCAGACAAGATAGTATTTCCATTGGAAAAGTCACAAGTTGTCGACTACTACACTGAACTGGTAGATTGGAACCTGGACGTCAAGTTCCGCTTGAAAGACCAGCCAAGCCAAAAGCCATCGCACCTCCGGGAAAATGAAGGTAATTCGTCTCCGTCAGCAGTGCATGAGAAGCTAGAACACCTCAAGTTTGGCAACCCTCCCGTTCCTTCAAGCCACTCGCATTCAAGGAATCCTTACACAGATATTCCAGGTTTCGAAGATGAGTACGAAATCCAGCAACAGCCAGGAATCCCTGTCACAGGCGCATTTGGTGTACCAGGCCTCGCCGCCCCGGGGCCTAGCGCTGGTTACGGCGATCAAGACCTATACCCTGGAGGCCAAAAGTATCCGAACTTACAAGATCCATCATCGCGGTTCCCTGCTGCGCAGCGCCAGCCAGGCCAAGGAGGCATGGTTTTTGATCCGTTCCGCACTGGTCAGGGCGACCCGCGCTCTAATCCACTGCGAGGCGAAGGGCCCACAGGACCAACGCCTCCATTCCCGGGTGCTCGGTTCGATGATCCATTCGGAAGGACGTCGCAACAGGGAGGGGGCGGCGGCTTCATTTAG
- the PAT1 gene encoding deadenylation-dependent mRNA-decapping factor PAT1 (similar to uniprot|P25644 Saccharomyces cerevisiae YCR077C PAT1 Topoisomerase II-associated deadenylation-dependent mRNA-decapping factor also required for faithful chromosome transmission maintenance of rDNA locus stability and protection of mRNA 3'-UTRs from trimming functionally linked to Pab1p) translates to MSFFGFDSSLPNQGKGGGREKRTATPDKPLDFDETYQGLGEYQNEEDDYLNNETFGNATDLGTDFDFGYGKGELSSNSAPSAAQVDHGRSYASAATTGPVVTNPGYVAAAPHSMDEGMDFTPMESLWTNQPMMMQHPQQPQHPQVLSMEELERQQQQQQIGVPHGQQQGYMGMPPMPPMGYGYAPQAFMPQAQVMPGAAYPSAPQGMPPQGLPLPPQGMPPQSMPPPGMVPPQYQQHAMAMQQQPGAHQQAVQQVPSVVSPLAQQELQQSPHLVPKAALPASAGVVSDFATPSPPHLAASKSASGQARLASPSQMAPSSQDSRESTPRGTRRGSMRKHQEPLSQDDFKRLQVRQAKVDKILRHSGVMTPRDKDFITRYQLSQIVTDDPYNEDFYFQVYKIIQRGGIVGESNKGLIARAYLEHSGHRLGGRYKRADVALQRMQSQVEKAVTVAKERPQKNRENFDGAKEGVLGKISSAKNSKAPRRQLQIPQQRDEDEDLGTSAIEDVVESLNGVDISSSSRARRRSSYAFRSVDQRAVLSRSGGRKFVLSLIETVYAEVLDLEALLRSGKETDSTHLWESLHIADDAYEVSPFISILSFDKGVKIMPRIFNFLNKEQKLKLLYCFFSELSHLNIIVTSSYKTNPDPSDSQLKKIELFQSVFLKIIVSFLSSSAEFLEVLGLLLALVKNNNVSFISTSKIGLNLVTVLISRAALIKQDVSRGSVLSSVEASSWNEIYDKLFTALETKLAAVFPPEEYTSKVVATSSNGTPTSATVGQSSGHQFYDQSYIWQFLASLALSGKLNHQRVIIDEIREEIFGTISRAEQLVKNVPVEEQQIALYQRDKLYQDLNLFLNVMGLVARDGEISELK, encoded by the coding sequence ATGTCATTCTTCGGTTTCGACTCGTCTCTTCCCAATCAAGGGAAAGGCGGCGGCCGCGAGAAGAGAACAGCGACCCCCGATAAGCCTTTGGACTTCGACGAAACTTATCAAGGCCTTGGCGAATATCAAAATGAGGAGGATGACTACTTGAACAACGAGACATTCGGAAACGCCACTGACCTTGGCACTGACTTTGATTTCGGCTATGGAAAAGGCGAGCTCAGTAGCAACTCGGCACCTTCCGCAGCCCAAGTGGACCACGGGCGGTCATACGCTTCTGCCGCCACTACTGGACCTGTTGTGACAAACCCCGGTTAcgttgctgctgctccGCACTCAATGGACGAAGGCATGGACTTTACGCCAATGGAGTCGTTGTGGACCAACCAACCTATGATGATGCAGCACCCACAGCAGCCCCAGCACCCTCAGGTCCTCTCTATGGAGGAGTTGGAGAgacagcaacagcagcaacagatTGGTGTGCCACATGGCCAGCAGCAGGGCTACATGGGGATGCCACCTATGCCTCCTATGGGCTACGGCTATGCCCCTCAAGCTTTTATGCCCCAGGCCCAGGTAATGCCAGGTGCTGCCTACCCTTCTGCTCCCCAGGGTATGCCGCCACAAGGCCTGCCTTTGCCCCCTCAAGGTATGCCTCCTCAGAGCATGCCACCCCCGGGTATGGTGCCACCCCAGTACCAGCAGCATGCTATGGCtatgcagcagcagccagGCGCCCACCAACAGGCTGTCCAGCAGGTACCTTCTGTTGTTAGCCCTCTTGCCCAACAAGAGCTACAGCAGTCTCCCCACCTAGTTCCAAAGGCTGCGCTTCCAGCTTCCGCTGGCGTTGTGTCAGACTTTGCTACTCCCTCTCCTCCTCACCTTGCCGCCTCTAAAAGCGCTTCAGGGCAAGCAAGACTCGCCTCTCCATCTCAGATGGCCCCATCTTCTCAAGATTCGAGAGAGTCCACCCCTAGAGGCACTCGCAGGGGATCTATGAGAAAACACCAGGAGCCACTGAGCCAGGATGATTTCAAGCGCTTACAAGTGCGTCAAGCTAAGGTTGACAAGATCTTGAGACACAGCGGCGTGATGACTCCTCGTGACAAAGACTTCATCACAAGATACCAGCTATCCCAAATTGTGACTGACGACCCATACAACGAGGATTTCTACTTTCAAGTTTACAAAATCATTCAGCGCGGAGGTATCGTTGGTGAATCCAATAAGGGTCTCATCGCGCGCGCTTACTTGGAGCACTCCGGTCACCGTTTAGGTGGGCGTTACAAGCGTGCAGATGTTGCTCTGCAGAGAATGCAAAGCcaagttgagaaagctGTTACTGTGGCTAAGGAGAGGCCACAGAAAAACCGCGAGAACTTCGACGGCGCTAAAGAAGGCGTTTTGGGCAAAATATCTTCTGCAAAGAACAGCAAAGCTCCCAGAAGGCAGCTACAGATTCCCCAGCAGAGagatgaggatgaggacCTCGGCACTTCTGCTATTGAGGATGTTgttgaatctttgaacGGTGTGGacatttcttcttcatctcgggccagaagaagatcatcgTATGCTTTCCGCTCAGTGGACCAGCGCGCTGTGTTAAGCCGCTCAGGAGGTCGAAAGTTCGTTCTGTCTCTGATTGAAACTGTCTATGCTGAAGTGTTGGACTtggaagctttgttgaGGAGTGGTAAAGAAACTGACAGCACTCATCTGTGGGAATCTCTACACATCGCTGATGACGCTTATGAGGTGTCACCCTTCATCTCTATTCTTTCCTTTGACAAGGGTGTGAAAATTATGCCTCGtattttcaactttttgaacaaggagcaaaagctgaagcttcTTTACTGTTTCTTCAGCGAACTCTCTCACTTGAACATAATTGTGACCAGTTCTTACAAGACTAACCCAGATCCTTCGGACTcccagctcaaaaagattgagcttttccagtCGGTTTTCCTCAAGATCATTGTGTCTTTCCTATCCAGCTCTGCAGAGTTCCTAGAAGTGTTAGGCCTGCTGTTGGCGCTGGTTAAGAACAATAACGTTTCCTTTATTAGTACTTCTAAAATAGGATTGAACCTAGTCACTGTGCTAATCTCTCGTGCAGCACTCATCAAGCAGGATGTCAGCCGAGGTAGCGTTCTTTCCAGCGTTGAGGCGTCTTCCTGGAACGAAATTTACGACAAGCTCTTTACAGCATTGGAGACTAAGCTAGCAGCCGTATTCCCTCCTGAAGAGTACACCTCTAAAGTCGTCGCTACCTCGTCGAACGGCACACCTACCTCTGCAACTGTTGGGCAGTCCAGCGGCCACCAGTTCTATGATCAATCTTACATTTGGCAGTTCCTGGCCTCTCTTGCGTTAAGCGGTAAGCTGAACCACCAACGTGTTATCATCGATGAAATTAGGGAAGAAATCTTCGGCACGATAAGCAGGGCCGAACAACTGGTCAAGAACGTTCCAGTGGAAGAGCAGCAAATCGCTCTATACCAACGAGACAAGCTCTACCAAgacttgaacttgttcttgaacgtCATGGGTCTAGTTGCACGTGATGGCGAGATTAGTGAGCTCAAGTAG
- the ARC35 gene encoding Arc35p (similar to uniprot|P53731 Saccharomyces cerevisiae YNR035C ARC35 Subunit of the ARP2/3 complex which is required for the motility and integrity of cortical actin patches required for cortical localization of calmodulin), whose product MLHLRPENLLVQKTLTEAWNASKAGSPLTLDRVISDFDYTTLHVSNSPDDKSILWLSIRTKAWQSVVKCGGDFAGYLKSKYNGFHAVSECSPEQGYDFTVQVKLDELDADAIVQLSLMKIHIMSYPFQLAFDEFARLSQLPEGSNASDTVHQIQYRDDENIFIKPSSDRITVIFETFFQDETDKVFGKVFLQEFVDARKRNRNIQSAPQVLFSHEPPLEAASLMAARSADKNRRFITFVLFPRHFQTPELQFSSVCHLSLFRNYFHYHIKCSKAYMHSRMRYRVDTFIKVLNRAKVDDEEEAGEQTTRRTITGRKLVY is encoded by the coding sequence ATGTTGCACCTCAGACCGGAAAACCTGCTTGTGCAGAAAACACTCACGGAAGCCTGGAACGCGAGCAAGGCTGGCTCTCCGCTTACGCTTGACAGGGTGATTTCCGACTTTGACTATACCACACTGCACGTTTCGAACTCGCCAGACGACAAGTCAATTCTGTGGCTGAGTATCAGAACCAAGGCTTGGCAGAGCGTTGTGAAGTGTGGCGGGGATTTTGCGGGCTACTTGAAGTCCAAATACAACGGGTTCCACGCGGTATCAGAGTGCTCGCCAGAACAGGGGTACGACTTTACAGTGCAGGTGAAGCTGGACGAACTGGATGCGGACGCTATCGTGCAGCTGTCGCTGATGAAGATCCACATCATGAGCTACCCCTTCCAGCTGGCATTCGACGAGTTCGCACGCCTCTCGCAGCTTCCGGAAGGCTCCAACGCCAGCGACACGGTGCACCAGATCCAGTACCGTGACGACGAaaacatcttcatcaagccCTCCAGCGACCGTATCACCGTAATTTTCGAGACATTCTTCCAAGACGAGACCGACAAAGTGTTTGGTAAGGTGTTCCTGCAGGAGTTTGTCGACGCCAGAAAGCGTAACCGGAACATTCAGTCAGCGCCCCAGGTGCTCTTCTCGCACGAGCCTCCACTGGAAGCAGCGTCTCTCATGGCGGCGCGTTCCGCTGACAAGAACAGGCGCTTTATCACATTCGTGTTGTTTCCACGCCACTTCCAGACCCCGGAGCTCCAGTTTTCGTCTGTCTGCCACCTTTCCCTTTTCAGAAACTACTTCCACTACCACATCAAGTGCTCAAAGGCCTACATGCATTCTAGAATGAGATACAGAGTCGACACGTTCATCAAGGTACTGAACAGAGCCAAggttgacgatgaagaagaagctggcgaACAGACCACAAGGAGGACCATCACGGGCCGCAAGCTAGTATACTAA
- the MRPS12 gene encoding mitochondrial 37S ribosomal protein uS12m (similar to uniprot|P53732 Saccharomyces cerevisiae YNR036C), which yields MLFPSLTSRFVLGLSRASMIPRAPARSSAMAIFSPLRAFSICRPNWATLNQIKRGVEPPKRKKATVSPDLYQSPLRKGVVLRVMVLKPKKPNSAQRKACRVRLTNGKVISAYIPGEGHNAQEHSIVYVRGGRCQDLPGVKYRVIRGTGDLSGVVNRITSRSKYGVKKPQKA from the coding sequence ATGCTGTTCCCTAGTCTGACAAGCCGTTTTGTACTGGGGCTTTCGAGGGCCTCAATGATACCGAGAGCACCCGCTCGCAGCTCCGCGATGGCCATCTTCTCGCCTCTCCGCGCGTTCTCGATCTGCCGACCAAACTGGGCCACCCTGAACCAGATCAAGAGAGGCGTAGAGCCACCAAAACGCAAAAAGGCCACTGTGTCTCCAGATCTATACCAAAGTCCACTCCGTAAGGGCGTGGTCTTGAGAGTCATGGTCCtaaagccaaaaaagccaaactCCGCACAGCGCAAGGCCTGCAGAGTGCGGCTGACCAACGGAAAAGTTATCTCTGCGTACATTCCAGGCGAGGGTCATAATGCCCAGGAGCATAGTATTGTCTACGTGCGTGGGGGTCGTTGCCAGGATCTTCCCGGTGTCAAATACCGGGTCATTCGCGGAACTGGAGACCTGAGTGGCGTCGTCAACAGAATAACGTCACGCTCAAAATACGGCGTTAAGAAGCCTCAGAAAGCATGA